The following are encoded together in the Silurus meridionalis isolate SWU-2019-XX chromosome 2, ASM1480568v1, whole genome shotgun sequence genome:
- the LOC124398725 gene encoding zinc finger protein 513-like — MCPLCIYSTSRAAAMECHLKTHYKTEHRCRICQAAWASRAELERHARDHRLGNHYRCEQCGYLAKTANKLIEHGRVHTGERPFHCDRCSYSCKRKDNLNLHKRLKHAPRHALGCARCPFTTTHPFVYNRHVRKHQAGEGGPQDEAQAFTPRPLSADSIEPLFLSDGHRSSPLTSLSASQALQSVALSVSGLLPATTPSPHYLCTNGASPASSPTSAAHYFEQYRTSDPTHLIPLTTLFSTRRRFTFHSHAPSPYSRLWTCPSSQTSPLHMSPKHSFLAYLGLTERAKTV, encoded by the exons AT GTGCCCTCTGTGCATATACTCCACCAGCAGGGCAGCGGCCATGGAGTGCCACCTGAAGACGCACTACAAGACGGAGCACCGCTGCCGCATCTGCCAGGCGGCGTGGGCGAGCCGGGCCGAGCTGGAGCGGCACGCGCGCGACCATCGCCTGGGCAACCACTACCGCTGCGAGCAGTGCGGCTACCTGGCCAAGACAGCCAACAAGCTGATCGAGCACGGACGCGTGCACACGGGCGAACGCCCCTTCCACTGCGACCGTTGCAGCTACAGCTGCAAGCGCAAGGACAACCTCAACCTTCACAAGCGGCTCAAGCACGCCCCGCGCCACGCCCTCGGCTGCGCCCGCTGTCccttcaccaccacacacccgTTTGTCTACAACCGCCACGTCCGCAAGCACCAGGCTGGCGAGGGCGGTCCCCAGGACGAGGCCCAGGCGTTCACGCCGCGGCCCCTCAGCGCCGATTCCATCGAGCCCCTTTTCCTCTCTGACGGTCACCGTAGCAGTCCGCTCACAAGCCTGAGCGCCTCGCAGGCCTTGCAATCAGTTGCCTTGTCCGTCTCGGGTCTGCTGCCTGCCACCACGCCCTCCCCGCACTACCTCTGTACCAACGGAGCTTCTCCCGCATCATCGCCGACCTCGGCAGCTCACTATTTCGAGCAATACAGGACCTCGGACCCGACTCATCTCATACCTCTCACCACACTCTTCAGCACTCGCCGCCGCTTCACATTCCACAGCCACGCCCCTTCACCTTACTCCAGACTCTGGACCTGCCCTTCATCGCAAACCTCACCTTTGCACATGTCCCCCAAACACTCCTTCCTGGCGTATCTGGGGCTGACGGAAAGAGCAAAAACCGTCTGA